A stretch of Desulfitobacterium dichloroeliminans LMG P-21439 DNA encodes these proteins:
- a CDS encoding ABC transporter permease, producing the protein MKSFLMKSYTFLIFFFLYAPILILMIFSFNDSKSRGNWDGFTFKWYIELFQDGQIASALYYTIVVAILASLIATVLGTLAAIGINNMHGFPKAMTLNVTYLPMLSPDIVMGISLMLLFIFVKLNLGFITMLLAHITFNLPFVIFSVLPKLRQLNNDTYDAALDLGATPFEAYKKVILPQISPGIITGFLLAFTMSIDDFVVSFFTTGSGVSNLAITIYSMARRGINPKINALLTLMFIFIMIILVFVNYRMAKDKQNETREKY; encoded by the coding sequence GTGAAGTCCTTCTTGATGAAAAGCTATACCTTCCTGATTTTCTTTTTCCTTTATGCACCGATCCTCATCCTGATGATTTTTTCCTTTAATGATTCCAAGTCTCGGGGAAACTGGGATGGGTTTACCTTCAAATGGTATATTGAGCTGTTTCAGGATGGTCAGATTGCATCAGCTCTGTACTACACCATAGTTGTGGCAATTCTTGCTTCCCTGATCGCTACAGTCCTCGGCACCCTTGCGGCCATAGGGATTAATAATATGCACGGGTTTCCCAAGGCGATGACATTAAATGTAACGTATTTGCCCATGCTTAGCCCGGATATTGTTATGGGGATATCCTTGATGCTTCTCTTTATTTTTGTTAAGCTTAATTTGGGTTTTATAACCATGCTCTTGGCCCATATAACCTTTAACTTACCCTTTGTGATTTTTTCTGTACTACCAAAGCTACGTCAGCTCAATAACGACACCTATGATGCAGCCTTGGATTTAGGGGCTACCCCCTTTGAAGCTTATAAGAAAGTCATTCTACCGCAGATTTCACCGGGGATCATTACGGGTTTTCTGCTGGCCTTTACCATGTCTATCGACGACTTTGTGGTAAGCTTTTTCACCACGGGTTCTGGGGTATCTAATTTGGCTATCACCATCTATTCCATGGCTAGAAGAGGAATCAACCCCAAAATCAATGCACTGCTAACATTAATGTTTATATTTATCATGATAATCTTAGTCTTTGTGAATTACCGTATGGCCAAAGATAAACAAAATGAAACGAGGGAGAAGTATTGA